The following are encoded in a window of Methylocystis rosea genomic DNA:
- a CDS encoding circadian clock KaiB family protein gives MVAAMAQNETTKLILYVAGETPKSLAAIANLERICKEDLDNRYEVQVIDLKKEPRLAREHSIVAIPTLVRQLPAPIRKIIGDLSDAEKVLVSLNVKGAQ, from the coding sequence ATGGTGGCGGCAATGGCGCAGAATGAAACGACGAAATTGATACTCTATGTCGCGGGCGAGACCCCCAAATCGCTGGCGGCGATCGCCAATCTCGAACGCATTTGCAAGGAAGACCTCGACAACAGATACGAAGTACAGGTGATCGATCTCAAGAAAGAACCGCGTCTTGCGCGAGAACACAGCATCGTCGCCATCCCGACGCTCGTCCGTCAACTCCCGGCTCCCATTCGAAAGATTATTGGCGATCTGTCCGACGCCGAGAAGGTTCTGGTCAGCCTGAATGTCAAAGGCGCTCAATGA
- the kaiC gene encoding circadian clock protein KaiC: MDQSASGDPEKTTVGIAKSETGIDGFDELTLGGLPTGRPTLVCGGAGCGKTLFASTFLIYGARALGEPGVFVTFEERPTDIVSNVASLGFGLDQLVDEDKIHIEHIAIDPSEFVEIGDYDLEAIFIRLEAAVERIGAKRVVLDTIESLFAAFSNPAILRAEIRRLFDWLKERKLTTVITGERGDGAFTRQGLEEYVSDCVLLLDHRIQNQISTRRLRIVKYRGTAHGTNEYPFLIDSDGFSVLPVSALGLNHKVYDERISSGVDDLDDMLSGRGFHRGSSILISGVAGSGKSTLAASFVHAACRNGEKAAYFSFEESADQTVRNMRSVGMDLKDYIDGGRLNYFAARPTFYSLEMHLAVMLREIARLKPRIVIVDPISAFDRSGESNEVQTMLLRMVDYLKSHGVTGVFTNLTHAKGDETLTDVGLSSLMDAWILMLNREAGGEFNRELYLLKARGLQHSNQVREFIMSENGLQLRAPYLGQEGALTGSRRRAKEAEARRTEAVRAAEVTRLQQQGEHRRRKLEAQIEALRAEMAAEELEARRLIDAESAYLKRAKLDEEEARAMREGVAVRKRLDGGGNGAE, translated from the coding sequence GTGGATCAGTCGGCGAGCGGCGATCCGGAAAAGACTACGGTCGGCATCGCCAAATCGGAAACAGGCATCGACGGCTTTGACGAGCTGACGTTGGGCGGCCTGCCGACAGGCCGCCCAACTCTCGTTTGCGGCGGCGCGGGCTGCGGCAAGACGCTCTTTGCTTCGACGTTTCTAATATACGGCGCCCGTGCGCTCGGCGAGCCAGGCGTATTCGTCACTTTCGAGGAAAGACCGACGGACATCGTCAGCAATGTCGCGTCGCTTGGCTTCGGCCTCGACCAACTGGTCGATGAAGACAAGATCCATATCGAACATATTGCGATCGACCCGTCAGAGTTCGTGGAGATCGGCGATTACGACCTCGAGGCGATTTTCATCCGGCTCGAGGCGGCAGTCGAGAGGATCGGCGCAAAGCGGGTGGTCCTCGATACAATCGAGTCGCTGTTCGCCGCATTTTCCAACCCCGCCATACTTCGCGCCGAAATTCGAAGACTGTTCGACTGGCTGAAAGAACGCAAGCTGACGACGGTCATCACGGGCGAGCGCGGCGACGGCGCATTCACGCGCCAAGGACTCGAAGAATATGTTTCGGACTGCGTCTTGTTGCTCGACCACCGAATACAGAATCAGATTTCGACGCGGCGACTGCGCATCGTCAAATACCGCGGAACCGCTCACGGAACGAATGAATATCCATTCCTGATCGACTCGGACGGCTTCAGCGTTTTGCCTGTCAGCGCGCTTGGCCTCAATCACAAGGTTTATGACGAACGCATTTCATCGGGCGTCGACGACCTCGACGATATGTTGTCCGGCAGGGGGTTTCATCGCGGATCAAGCATTTTGATCTCGGGCGTCGCCGGTTCTGGTAAGAGTACGCTGGCCGCCTCGTTCGTCCATGCCGCTTGCAGAAATGGGGAGAAGGCCGCTTATTTTTCCTTCGAGGAATCCGCCGATCAGACCGTGCGCAACATGCGCTCAGTCGGCATGGACCTGAAAGATTATATTGACGGCGGGCGTCTGAATTATTTCGCGGCGCGGCCGACCTTTTACAGCCTCGAGATGCATCTGGCCGTCATGCTGCGAGAAATTGCCCGCTTGAAGCCGCGTATCGTCATTGTCGACCCCATTTCGGCCTTCGATCGATCGGGCGAGTCAAACGAAGTCCAAACCATGCTGCTGCGGATGGTCGATTACCTCAAATCTCATGGCGTCACTGGCGTGTTTACCAATCTTACACATGCCAAGGGCGATGAGACGCTGACCGACGTCGGTCTGTCATCGCTGATGGACGCATGGATTCTCATGCTCAATCGTGAGGCGGGCGGCGAATTCAATCGTGAACTTTATCTCCTCAAAGCAAGAGGACTGCAGCATTCAAATCAGGTTCGCGAGTTCATCATGAGCGAAAATGGCCTGCAGCTGCGCGCCCCGTATCTCGGACAGGAAGGCGCGCTGACCGGATCGAGGCGACGCGCAAAGGAAGCCGAAGCGAGACGGACCGAGGCCGTTCGCGCCGCTGAGGTCACGCGTCTTCAGCAACAGGGGGAGCATCGCCGTCGCAAACTCGAGGCGCAGATCGAGGCGCTGCGTGCAGAGATGGCTGCGGAAGAACTGGAGGCAAGGCGACTGATCGATGCCGAAAGCGCGTACCTCAAACGGGCGAAGCTCGACGAGGAGGAAGCGCGAGCGATGCGAGAAGGCGTTGCTGTGCGAAAGCGACTCGATGGTGGCGGCAATGGCGCAGAATGA
- a CDS encoding sensor histidine kinase, translated as MTTSDSMPRTPHSHQELLRRLEEAEETIRAIREGEIDALVVRKTMDEEIFTLQGGEHSYRAFMETMGHGAAALGAKGEVLYANTVLTTLIEKPLSRLQGQLLLDHFEAPVSLQLKTLLSEAERSGSGASSCEISLVRGGELRHYLASAEPLQIGVVDGWALTLTDLTDRVRAQESMAAEGAARAIIASANEAVVVCDAAGRITHVNAAVLAIEDGALIGQPFHEAIRLEIKDAIGLVSAEELVRMAIAGTEVKSVEAHAPHAPHAKTLLISAAPLSPTSGTNKGCVITLVDLSQRKSAEERQQFLMAELDHRVKNILTLVMAILHQTDDADIKSFKTTFAGRIQALAATHNLLATNSWATLPLDELFKAELAPSSDRIEIIGHRLELKPRSAVAVGLILHELVSNAVKYGALSTPNGRIVFAVKHSLDGKSAQVEWRETDGPSVGSPLRKGFGRTVIANSLKYSPGGGADLEFLESGVRCVLRIPSEDIAEGSAS; from the coding sequence ATGACGACCTCCGACTCAATGCCAAGGACGCCGCACTCGCACCAGGAGTTGCTGCGGCGCCTTGAAGAGGCGGAGGAGACAATTCGCGCAATCCGCGAAGGCGAAATTGACGCGCTCGTCGTCCGAAAGACCATGGACGAAGAAATATTCACGTTGCAGGGCGGCGAACACTCCTATCGCGCTTTTATGGAGACGATGGGACATGGGGCCGCGGCGCTGGGCGCCAAGGGCGAAGTGCTCTACGCCAACACCGTGCTCACCACGCTCATCGAAAAGCCGCTGTCCCGCTTGCAAGGACAATTGCTTCTAGATCATTTTGAAGCGCCAGTATCCTTGCAGCTCAAGACGCTGCTCAGCGAGGCGGAGCGCTCGGGAAGCGGCGCCAGTTCCTGCGAGATCTCGCTCGTCCGCGGCGGCGAACTTCGGCATTACCTCGCGTCCGCGGAACCATTGCAGATCGGAGTCGTCGACGGCTGGGCGCTGACTCTGACGGACCTCACGGATCGCGTCCGGGCGCAAGAGAGTATGGCGGCCGAGGGCGCGGCGCGCGCGATCATCGCCTCCGCCAACGAAGCCGTGGTCGTTTGCGATGCAGCGGGCCGGATCACCCATGTCAACGCAGCGGTTCTTGCGATCGAAGACGGCGCGCTTATTGGTCAGCCTTTTCATGAAGCGATCCGGCTGGAAATCAAGGATGCAATCGGTCTCGTCAGCGCCGAGGAACTGGTGCGAATGGCGATCGCCGGCACGGAAGTAAAAAGCGTGGAGGCGCACGCGCCGCATGCGCCGCATGCGAAGACCTTGCTTATCAGCGCCGCTCCTCTGTCTCCAACGAGCGGAACGAACAAGGGCTGCGTCATAACATTGGTCGATCTTTCTCAGCGCAAGTCCGCCGAGGAGCGCCAGCAGTTCTTGATGGCCGAACTCGACCACCGCGTGAAGAACATTCTGACGCTCGTTATGGCGATCCTTCATCAAACCGACGACGCAGACATTAAAAGCTTCAAGACGACGTTTGCCGGCCGCATTCAGGCCCTTGCCGCCACACATAATTTGCTCGCCACCAACTCCTGGGCGACTTTGCCGCTTGACGAATTATTCAAAGCGGAACTTGCTCCCTCGAGCGATCGCATCGAAATTATCGGCCATAGGCTGGAGTTGAAGCCGAGATCAGCGGTCGCAGTAGGCTTGATCCTGCATGAACTCGTTTCGAATGCGGTGAAGTATGGCGCCCTGTCCACGCCGAATGGGCGGATCGTTTTCGCGGTGAAACACTCTTTGGACGGGAAGAGCGCTCAGGTCGAATGGCGAGAGACTGACGGGCCATCGGTCGGTTCGCCACTGCGAAAGGGCTTCGGTCGGACCGTGATCGCCAACAGCCTGAAATATTCGCCGGGCGGAGGAGCCGATCTGGAATTCCTGGAAAGCGGCGTTCGCTGTGTGCTCCGCATACCCTCCGAAGACATTGCCGAGGGAAGCGCGTCCTAG
- the chrA gene encoding chromate efflux transporter — translation MPKASKKTAPPFVPLGASRRWPLSGRLFSILEVLGVSLRLGVTSFGGPIAHLGYFHAEFVTRRKWIDEAAYSDIVALCQFLPGPASSQVSIIIGMLRAGLAGGLAAWIGFTMPSALAMIGFAYGVGRLGDLSQVAWLHGLKVVAVAVVAQAVWGMARNLCPDRERATIAVAATLLTLAVPTASGQILAIAAGGVIGWLFLSGENKGATTPLSIPITRPIAIASLALFAVLLVGLPILANANPNPTIELISGFYRSGSLVFGGGHVVLPLLQQAFVSPGWIDRDAFLAGYGAAQAVPGPLFTFAAYLGAAMKSEPNGWAGGLICLTAIFLPSFLLVVGALPFWDALRHRTAAQSALKGINATVVGILLGALYTPVWTSAILGPADFGLGLLAFLLLVLWRTPPWLVVILGAFGATLIAMVA, via the coding sequence ATGCCCAAAGCCAGCAAGAAAACAGCGCCGCCATTTGTGCCGCTCGGAGCTTCGCGACGGTGGCCGCTGAGCGGGCGGCTGTTCTCCATCCTGGAAGTGCTTGGGGTTTCTCTGCGCCTCGGGGTGACGAGCTTTGGCGGGCCGATCGCCCATCTTGGCTATTTCCACGCTGAGTTCGTCACGCGCCGCAAATGGATCGATGAGGCCGCCTACTCGGATATCGTCGCGCTCTGCCAATTCCTTCCCGGCCCCGCAAGCAGTCAGGTCAGCATCATCATCGGCATGTTGCGGGCCGGCCTCGCCGGCGGTTTGGCGGCATGGATCGGGTTCACCATGCCATCAGCGCTTGCGATGATCGGCTTCGCTTATGGAGTCGGCCGCCTCGGCGACCTCTCGCAGGTCGCGTGGCTGCACGGCCTCAAAGTGGTCGCCGTCGCGGTCGTCGCGCAAGCAGTGTGGGGGATGGCGCGAAATCTTTGTCCGGATCGGGAGCGGGCGACCATCGCCGTGGCGGCGACGCTGCTGACTTTGGCGGTCCCCACCGCCAGCGGTCAGATTTTGGCGATTGCGGCGGGGGGCGTCATTGGTTGGCTGTTCCTGTCGGGGGAAAACAAAGGAGCGACGACCCCTCTATCGATCCCCATCACCCGGCCCATAGCCATCGCCTCGCTCGCGCTGTTTGCCGTTTTGCTCGTGGGGTTGCCCATCCTGGCGAACGCAAACCCCAATCCTACGATCGAGCTTATCAGCGGCTTTTATCGCTCAGGGTCGCTTGTTTTCGGCGGCGGGCACGTCGTGCTGCCGCTGCTGCAGCAGGCCTTCGTATCTCCAGGCTGGATCGACCGTGATGCATTTCTTGCCGGCTATGGCGCAGCGCAAGCGGTTCCCGGCCCACTATTCACTTTCGCGGCCTATCTCGGCGCAGCGATGAAGTCCGAGCCAAACGGCTGGGCGGGGGGGCTGATCTGTCTCACCGCGATTTTCCTGCCGTCTTTCCTTCTGGTGGTCGGCGCGTTGCCTTTTTGGGACGCTTTACGTCATCGAACGGCGGCGCAATCGGCGCTCAAGGGGATCAACGCAACGGTCGTCGGCATTCTGCTCGGGGCGCTCTATACCCCTGTTTGGACGAGCGCCATCCTTGGCCCAGCGGATTTCGGGCTAGGCCTTCTTGCTTTCCTCTTGCTCGTGCTCTGGCGAACGCCGCCGTGGCTGGTCGTCATCCTCGGCGCATTTGGCGCCACGCTCATCGCCATGGTCGCTTAA